The following proteins are co-located in the Streptomyces sp. NBC_01198 genome:
- a CDS encoding SAV2148 family HEPN domain-containing protein, whose protein sequence is MTSGGLMLPGGGEQGDQQDTTVEAAQGAVTLAQPMEIGAELDWGADAWAEVRTRARRAGRAYVWLNLVEQRLRAVVNAVLRPIYEPVHGEEWVVAAAGPAGHEWVQRAVAVREVSRRKGFLLDPADDNVLSFLTLPQLRELVVQHWPCFEPYFDDRRDLELALDELEVARHVVSRNRALSRTVLDQAERACARLLEMLGAGQARTAAQRLPVDAIEELVADRFSDVIGVYADRVRLQRQLPVEDLFAGARRLDAVGIGLNLLVQNYSGRRLIRLAEAGCRVRLLFLNPASSAVRRRERELGLGRGEMSRSVEMNIMHMRRVRARLRDPGAFEIQVFDETPRFTAYLVDGDSGEGLAVVQSYLRRARGMETPVMVLRGGSRRVVADDRPAEGGLFEVYREEFESIWTDARPVS, encoded by the coding sequence GTGACGTCCGGAGGTCTGATGCTCCCGGGGGGCGGTGAGCAGGGTGACCAGCAGGACACCACTGTGGAAGCGGCGCAGGGCGCAGTCACCCTCGCCCAGCCCATGGAGATCGGAGCGGAGCTCGACTGGGGCGCCGACGCGTGGGCCGAGGTACGCACCCGGGCCCGCAGGGCCGGTCGCGCGTACGTCTGGCTGAACCTGGTCGAACAGCGGCTGCGTGCCGTCGTCAACGCGGTGCTGCGGCCCATCTACGAACCCGTGCACGGCGAGGAGTGGGTGGTCGCCGCGGCCGGGCCGGCCGGCCACGAGTGGGTCCAGCGGGCCGTCGCCGTACGGGAGGTGAGCCGCCGCAAGGGCTTCCTGCTCGACCCCGCCGACGACAACGTGCTGAGCTTTCTGACCCTGCCGCAGCTGCGGGAGCTGGTCGTCCAGCACTGGCCGTGCTTCGAGCCGTACTTCGACGACCGCCGCGACCTCGAACTCGCCCTGGACGAGCTGGAGGTGGCCCGGCATGTGGTCTCCCGCAACCGCGCCCTGTCCCGTACGGTCCTCGACCAGGCCGAGCGGGCCTGCGCGCGGCTGCTGGAGATGCTGGGCGCAGGACAGGCCCGTACGGCCGCGCAGCGGCTGCCGGTCGACGCGATCGAGGAACTCGTCGCCGACCGCTTCTCCGACGTCATCGGCGTCTACGCCGACCGGGTGCGGCTGCAGCGCCAACTGCCCGTCGAGGACCTCTTCGCCGGGGCCCGGCGGCTGGACGCGGTGGGCATCGGGCTGAACCTGCTGGTGCAGAACTACTCCGGGCGGCGGCTGATCCGGCTGGCCGAGGCGGGCTGCCGGGTGCGGCTGCTGTTCCTCAACCCGGCAAGCAGCGCCGTCCGCCGCCGTGAGCGCGAACTGGGGCTTGGCCGCGGCGAGATGAGCCGCTCGGTGGAGATGAACATCATGCACATGCGGCGGGTGCGGGCCCGGCTGCGCGACCCCGGCGCGTTCGAGATCCAGGTCTTCGACGAGACCCCGCGCTTCACCGCCTACCTGGTCGACGGCGACAGCGGCGAGGGGCTCGCCGTCGTCCAGTCGTATCTGCGCAGGGCCCGCGGCATGGAGACGCCGGTGATGGTGCTGCGCGGCGGGTCCCGCCGGGTGGTCGCCGACGACCGGCCGGCCGAGGGCGGCCTCTTCGAGGTCTACCGCGAGGAGTTCGAGAGCATCTGGACCGACGCCCGGCCGGTGTCCTGA
- a CDS encoding FAD-dependent oxidoreductase gives MRSVRVLVVGGGIGGLALAVGLRDRGAEVEVFERAKTFGNTGSGVELTPNGVKSLTCIRAELGRSAVRSGWPSTRHVGRIPVLRADGKLLRSRDLAGFPEKWGAPLVGILRSELHRLLTEAVDCPGAGKLTVHRGADVTSVASTSRLANLELADGRTAEGDAVIGADGVRSTVRGIVVPGSGTRYLFTSVRGIAPRTAEHTDGFVVVGPAGHFFAEAVDMDRAFWTATVKAPEGSWPARSAAAAKKDLLALWGDWAHPMPAMVAATELSDIVVTDVHDCSPLPRWHSGRVALLGDAAHPIGPVLGQGANMALEDAAFLSQALTERDVPAALRRYERARSRRANRIIRHTRVVALLGHTTNPVAVRVRDAVITMRRRDETYRDKELYSYRP, from the coding sequence ATGAGGTCGGTCCGTGTGCTGGTCGTGGGTGGCGGTATCGGAGGTCTGGCGCTGGCCGTCGGCCTGCGCGACCGCGGCGCCGAGGTCGAGGTCTTCGAACGCGCCAAGACCTTCGGCAACACCGGCTCCGGCGTCGAACTGACGCCGAACGGAGTGAAGTCGCTGACCTGTATCCGCGCGGAGTTAGGCAGGTCGGCGGTGCGCAGCGGCTGGCCGAGCACCCGCCATGTCGGACGGATACCCGTGCTGCGAGCGGACGGTAAGCTGCTGCGCAGCAGGGACCTGGCCGGCTTCCCGGAGAAGTGGGGCGCCCCGCTGGTCGGAATACTCCGCTCCGAGCTGCACCGGCTGCTCACCGAGGCAGTGGACTGCCCGGGCGCCGGCAAGCTCACCGTGCACCGCGGCGCCGACGTCACCTCCGTGGCCTCGACGTCTCGGCTGGCGAACCTGGAACTCGCCGACGGGCGTACCGCCGAGGGTGACGCGGTCATCGGCGCCGACGGAGTCCGTTCGACCGTCCGCGGCATCGTCGTGCCCGGCTCCGGCACCCGCTACCTGTTCACCTCGGTACGCGGCATCGCCCCGCGGACCGCCGAACACACCGACGGCTTCGTCGTGGTCGGCCCGGCCGGGCACTTCTTCGCCGAGGCGGTCGACATGGACCGGGCCTTCTGGACCGCGACCGTCAAGGCCCCGGAGGGCAGTTGGCCGGCGCGGTCCGCGGCGGCCGCGAAGAAGGATCTGCTGGCCCTGTGGGGCGACTGGGCGCACCCGATGCCCGCCATGGTCGCAGCGACAGAGCTGTCCGACATCGTCGTCACCGACGTCCACGACTGCTCGCCGCTGCCCCGCTGGCACTCCGGCCGGGTGGCGCTGCTCGGCGATGCGGCCCACCCGATCGGACCGGTCCTCGGCCAGGGCGCCAACATGGCCCTGGAGGATGCGGCCTTCCTGTCGCAGGCCCTGACGGAGCGCGACGTGCCCGCGGCGCTGCGCCGCTACGAACGCGCCCGCTCCCGCCGCGCGAACCGGATCATCCGGCACACCCGGGTGGTCGCCCTGCTCGGCCACACGACCAACCCCGTCGCCGTCCGCGTCCGCGACGCCGTGATCACGATGCGGCGCCGCGACGAGACCTACCGCGACAAGGAGCTCTACAGCTACCGTCCCTGA
- a CDS encoding exonuclease domain-containing protein, translating into MAWHEDLLVGFDLETTGTDPRQARIVTAAVTEVKDGQPVRHRAWLADPGVPIPAETTAIHGVSTARAAAEGRPAPEVVAEVADAVRGYWAARVPVVVYNAPFDLTLLDAELRRYALPALVAPGGRPGPVVDPLVIDRALDKYRRGKRTLEAACAVYGVVLDGAHDAGADALAAVRVARALAARFPEAGEADLWDLHTAQGGWYAAWAEDFSAWLRRRDKAAAPITPDWPLRRAA; encoded by the coding sequence ATGGCATGGCATGAGGATCTGCTGGTCGGCTTCGACCTGGAGACCACGGGGACGGATCCGCGGCAGGCGCGGATCGTGACGGCGGCGGTCACCGAGGTGAAGGACGGTCAGCCGGTGCGGCACCGGGCCTGGCTGGCCGATCCGGGAGTGCCGATACCGGCCGAGACCACCGCCATCCACGGCGTCAGCACCGCCCGCGCCGCCGCCGAGGGCCGCCCGGCGCCCGAGGTGGTGGCCGAGGTCGCCGACGCGGTGCGCGGCTACTGGGCCGCGCGGGTCCCGGTCGTGGTCTACAACGCGCCCTTCGACCTGACCCTGCTGGACGCCGAGTTGCGCAGGTACGCGCTGCCGGCGCTGGTCGCCCCGGGCGGCCGGCCAGGGCCGGTGGTCGACCCGCTCGTGATCGACCGGGCGCTGGACAAGTACCGCCGCGGCAAGCGCACCCTGGAGGCGGCCTGCGCGGTCTACGGCGTGGTGCTGGACGGCGCACATGACGCGGGCGCCGACGCCCTGGCCGCGGTCCGGGTGGCCCGGGCGCTGGCCGCCCGCTTCCCCGAGGCGGGCGAGGCCGACCTGTGGGACCTCCACACGGCCCAGGGCGGCTGGTATGCCGCGTGGGCCGAGGACTTCTCCGCGTGGCTGCGCCGCCGGGACAAGGCCGCGGCACCGATCACCCCCGACTGGCCGCTGCGGCGGGCCGCCTGA